The following proteins come from a genomic window of Syngnathus acus chromosome 15, fSynAcu1.2, whole genome shotgun sequence:
- the sema4ga gene encoding semaphorin-4G isoform X2 — MSLPEEGRDKCPYSPTTGYTGLIVDQELFTASQYEFRSFPDIRRNSPTLKTEDAPTRWLNEANFVGSALVRENLSSSIDGDDDKIYYFFTEGGQEHGATSGGHGRVARVARICKGDRGGLLTLQKRWTSFLKVRLMCSLPEYDFHLNELRSVFVVPGDTPQDTLFYAIFGLGWKNIKASALCRFSLSDVQKAFQGPYMETQDSNWKEYSGKIPDPRPGTCITDTTRAKGINVSTSLPDDVLNFVRRHPLMSQQVQAFDRRPLLFRRTTDYTRMAVNVVQGLDGNEYHVLYMGTDEGWLHKAVHVEGLLHIIEELQLFEKPQPVDNVIISVDQVSVYVGSPSGVVQLPLFSCRRYASCYDCIFARDPHCAWSGDQCVDVMMSTDKSTLIQDIQQGSRGCDDSQTEVSTRSRSVRVGDDVLLQCELSSNLAAPLWTLGGQELHGYGLSSGFRTGTDGLLIIRARQDQSGLYTCYSVENNIQVAVVTYNVTVSPDSSSSPVGNPRRHFNAATSTPAPSEVAPVPRMPHSELLSAKNMETMYLSLITILGSLCVVLAVVLFYLGFCLQVGTRGKYSLPTAAAAYPSGKRDRRKQQRNSAHLELKTISSNGHAVHNGVSKPPNGNVDEGGFLQIVPGEAYTSPNEEKASPPPAPPLPVTPESNFPNGFSATLPSVLRRMNSNSYVLLTQSDTPHCSSISEELNRIFEKRKCTQLTARPDESSV, encoded by the exons ATGTCTCTGCCCGAAGAGGGCCGAGACAAATGTCCCTACAGCCCTACAACGGGATACACCGGCCTCATCGTTG ACCAGGAGCTGTTTACCGCTTCCCAATATGAGTTTCGAAGCTTCCCCGATATCCGCCGCAACTCTCCCACTCTGAAGACCGAGGACGCTCCCACACGATGGTTAAATG AGGCCAACTTTGTGGGCTCGGCATTGGTGAGGGAGAACTTGAGCAGTAGTATCGACGGCGACGACGACAAGATCTACTACTTCTTCACCGAGGGCGGCCAGGAGCACGGCGCCACCTCCGGCGGCCACGGAAGGGTGGCGAGAGTGGCTCGGATTTGCAAG GGAGACCGAGGAGGCCTCCTGACCCTCCAGAAACGTTGGACGTCTTTCCTCAAGGTCCGGCTGATGTGCTCCCTGCCAGAGTACGACTTCCACTTAAACGAGCTGCGCAGCGTCTTCGTGGTGCCCGGAGACACGCCGCAGGACACGCTCTTCTACGCAATCTTCGGCCTGGGCTG GAAAAACATAAAGGCGTCTGCGTTGTGTCGCTTCTCGCTGTCTGATGTCCAAAAGGCGTTCCAAGGGCCTTACATGGAGACGCAGGACTCCAACTGGAAGGAGTACAGTGGAAAAATACCTGACCCACGACCTGGAacg TGTATCACAGACACCACGAGGGCCAAGGGCATCAACGTGTCCACCTCCCTACCCGATGACGTGCTCAACTTTGTCCGAAGGCACCCACTCATGTCCCAGCAGGTCCAGGCTTTCGACCGCCGCCCCCTGTTGTTCAGGAGGACCACAGACTACACTCGCATGGCGGTGAATGTCGTCCAAGGCTTGGATGGCAACGAGTACCATGTGTTGTATATGGGAACAG ATGAAGGCTGGCTGCACAAGGCCGTCCACGTGGAGGGTCTGCTGCACATCATCGAGGAGCTGCAGCTCTTTGAAAAACCGCAGCCTGTGGACAATGTGATCATCTCAGTTGATCAG GTGAGCGTGTACGTGGGCTCCCCGTCAGGCGTAGTGCAGCTGCCCCTTTTCAGCTGCCGTCGGTACGCCTCCTGCTACGACTGCATCTTCGCCAGGGACCCACACTGCGCCTGGAGCGGGGACCAATGCGTGGACGTCATGATGTCCACCGACAA ATCCACGTTGATCCAGGACATCCAGCAAGGCAGCAGGGGCTGTGACGACTCTCAAACGG AAGTGTCCACGCGCAGCCGCTCGGTGCGAGTGGGCGACGACGTGCTGCTGCAGTGCGAGCTCAGCTCCAACCTAGCCGCGCCGCTGTGGACGCTAGGCGGCCAGGAGCTACACGGCTACGGCCTCAGCTCCGGCTTCCGGACCGGCACCGACGGCCTGCTCATCATCCGGGCCCGCCAAGACCAAAGCGGCCTTTACACCTGCTACAGCGTGGAGAACAACATCCAGGTCGCCGTGGTTACCTACAACGTCACCGTTTCTCCCGACTCGTCTTCTTCGCCCGTGGGAAACCCTCGCCGCCACTTCAACGCCGCGACGTCGACGCCCGCTCCCTCCGAGGTGGCCCCGGTGCCTCGGATGCCGCACTCGGAGCTGCTTTCCGCCAAGAACATGGAAACCATGTATCTGTCCCTCATCACCATCCTGGGCAGCCTATGCGTGGTTCTCGCCGTGGTGCTGTTCTACCTGGGCTTCTGCCTGCAGGTTGGCACCCGAGGGAAGTACTCGCTACCCACGGCGGCCGCGGCGTACCCGAGCGGGAAGAGAGACCGCAGGAAACAGCAGCGAAATTCCGCCCACTTGGAGCTAAAGACCATCTCCAGCAACGGACACGCCGTCCACAACGGCGTCTCCAAGCCACCAAACGGCAACGTCGACGAAGGAGGCTTCTTGCAAATCGTCCCGGGCGAGGCTTACACCTCACCCAACGAGGAGAAAGCATCCCCGCCGCCGGCCCCGCCGCTGCCCGTCACGCCGGAGAGCAACTTCCCCAACGGGTTCTCGGCCACCCTGCCCAGCGTCCTGCGGCGGATGAACAGCAACAGCTACGTGCTGCTCACCCAAAGCGACACGCCGCACTGCTCGTCCATTTCCGAGGAACTCAACAGGATCTTCGAGAAGCGCAAATGCACTCAGCTGACGGCCAGGCCGGACGAGAGCTCGGTGTAG